A region from the Cryptosporangium arvum DSM 44712 genome encodes:
- a CDS encoding SDR family NAD(P)-dependent oxidoreductase, giving the protein MTNKPFAVVTGASSGIGYELARQFAAHGFDLLITAEDEDVNAAAIDLRRDAGHRVDVVQIDLASTSGVEHLHQAIVAAGRPVDAIALNAGRGAGGDFVRDTDLRDEMEIIDVNVRSTVHLAKRVLPAMVERGEGKVLFTSSIASTMPGTYQAVYNASKSFVQSFAEALQAELRGTGVTVTSLMPGPTETGFFERADMLDTKVGASDSKDDPADVAKQGFEALMKGESRVVAASLTTKAQEAAAKFLPDRAKAEMHRRMAEPGSAEN; this is encoded by the coding sequence ATGACTAACAAGCCGTTCGCCGTGGTTACCGGCGCGTCCAGTGGCATCGGGTACGAACTGGCCAGGCAGTTCGCCGCCCACGGCTTCGACCTGCTGATCACCGCCGAGGACGAGGACGTGAACGCCGCCGCGATCGATCTGCGGCGCGACGCCGGCCACCGCGTCGACGTCGTCCAGATCGACCTGGCGTCCACCAGCGGCGTCGAACACCTCCATCAGGCGATCGTGGCGGCCGGCCGCCCGGTGGACGCGATCGCGCTGAACGCCGGGCGCGGTGCCGGCGGTGACTTCGTCCGGGACACCGATCTCCGCGACGAGATGGAGATCATCGACGTCAACGTCCGCTCGACGGTTCACCTGGCCAAACGCGTCCTACCGGCCATGGTGGAACGGGGCGAGGGCAAGGTGCTGTTCACCTCGTCGATCGCGTCGACGATGCCGGGCACCTACCAGGCCGTGTACAACGCGTCGAAGTCGTTCGTGCAGTCGTTCGCCGAGGCACTGCAGGCCGAACTCCGGGGCACCGGGGTCACGGTGACCTCGCTGATGCCCGGCCCCACCGAGACGGGGTTCTTCGAGCGCGCCGACATGCTCGACACCAAGGTCGGCGCGAGCGACAGCAAGGACGACCCGGCCGACGTCGCGAAGCAGGGGTTCGAGGCGCTGATGAAGGGCGAGTCGCGCGTCGTCGCGGCGAGCCTCACCACGAAGGCGCAGGAGGCCGCGGCGAAGTTCCTGCCCGACCGGGCGAAAGCGGAGATGCACCGGCGGATGGCCGAACCGGGGTCGGCCGAGAACTGA
- a CDS encoding VOC family protein, which yields MNITIANTFLPADNPEKSLEFYRDALGFEVRLDVGYGDMRWITVGPPNQPQTSIVLHPPAADPGITDDERRTIAELMAKGSYASIVLSSDDLAATFDQVVKSGAEVIQEPMDQPYGVRDCAFRDPAGNMVRINQQA from the coding sequence ATGAACATCACGATCGCGAACACGTTCCTGCCGGCCGACAACCCCGAGAAGTCGCTCGAGTTCTACCGGGACGCCCTCGGGTTCGAGGTTCGGCTCGACGTCGGCTACGGCGACATGCGCTGGATCACGGTCGGCCCGCCCAACCAGCCGCAGACGTCGATAGTGCTGCACCCGCCGGCCGCCGACCCCGGCATCACCGACGACGAGCGCCGCACGATCGCCGAGCTCATGGCCAAGGGAAGCTACGCGAGCATCGTGCTCTCCAGCGACGACCTCGCCGCCACGTTCGACCAGGTGGTCAAGAGCGGCGCCGAGGTCATCCAGGAGCCGATGGACCAGCCGTACGGGGTCCGCGACTGCGCGTTCCGCGACCCGGCGGGCAACATGGTGCGGATCAACCAGCAGGCCTAG
- a CDS encoding SDR family NAD(P)-dependent oxidoreductase produces MDIAGKVVLVTGASAGIGAATARLAAKLDARLVLAARRGDRIDALADELPDAIAIPTDLTDSGQIPTAVQVALDAYGRVDVLVNNAGQGLHVPLEQVDADDFRAVLELNVVAPLIAMQAVIPTMRRQGGGAIVNVSSGTSRLVLPGLGAYAATKSALNMLSAVARKELAADGIVVSTVYPLITATEFHDVLRAGSLSDRPGMPPPQSPERVADAILDLIRTGDEEVVLTY; encoded by the coding sequence ATGGACATCGCGGGGAAGGTCGTACTCGTCACCGGGGCGTCGGCGGGGATCGGAGCGGCGACCGCCCGGCTCGCCGCGAAGCTGGACGCCCGGCTGGTGCTGGCCGCGCGCCGCGGTGACCGGATCGACGCGCTCGCCGACGAACTGCCGGACGCGATCGCCATCCCCACCGATCTCACCGATTCGGGGCAGATCCCGACCGCGGTCCAGGTGGCGCTCGACGCGTACGGCCGCGTCGACGTGCTCGTCAACAACGCCGGCCAGGGCCTGCACGTGCCGCTCGAGCAGGTCGACGCGGACGACTTCCGGGCCGTGCTGGAGCTGAACGTCGTGGCGCCGCTGATCGCGATGCAGGCGGTGATCCCGACGATGCGCAGGCAGGGCGGTGGCGCGATCGTGAACGTCAGCTCGGGGACGTCCCGCCTGGTGCTGCCCGGCCTGGGCGCGTACGCGGCGACCAAGTCGGCGCTCAACATGCTCTCGGCGGTGGCGCGGAAGGAACTCGCGGCCGACGGCATCGTGGTCTCGACCGTCTACCCGTTGATCACCGCGACCGAGTTCCACGACGTGCTGCGCGCGGGTTCGCTCAGCGACCGGCCGGGTATGCCGCCGCCGCAGTCGCCGGAGCGGGTGGCCGACGCGATCCTCGACCTGATCCGCACCGGCGACGAGGAAGTCGTCCTCACGTACTGA
- a CDS encoding CAP domain-containing protein yields MAVVAALATGGIAVVGLTGEDSGDASAAIQTAETLVPQATDYPAVDESAQPSESASPSASAARPRLAGGPPRAATGTTAGPKPGSASPSPRRSTKAPGASTGSPELAVLARINEARAEEGLGALTMDTKLVAAAHEHNLQMADGCGLSHQCDGESGIGDRISAQGVSWSSVAENVGTGGPVDDNASGQTQMAVGLTDSMLAEVPPDDGHRKNILNPDLTRIGVDVIRDENGTVWLTHDFSG; encoded by the coding sequence GTGGCCGTCGTCGCCGCGCTCGCCACCGGAGGCATCGCGGTCGTCGGCCTCACCGGCGAGGACTCCGGGGACGCCAGCGCGGCGATCCAGACCGCCGAGACGCTCGTGCCGCAGGCGACGGACTACCCCGCGGTCGACGAGTCGGCGCAGCCGTCGGAGTCGGCGAGCCCGAGCGCGTCGGCCGCGCGGCCACGCTTAGCCGGCGGGCCTCCCCGGGCCGCGACCGGCACGACCGCCGGCCCGAAACCGGGCAGCGCGAGCCCGAGCCCACGCCGCTCGACGAAGGCGCCCGGAGCGAGCACCGGTTCGCCCGAGCTCGCGGTGCTGGCCCGGATCAACGAGGCCCGCGCCGAGGAGGGCCTGGGCGCGCTGACCATGGACACCAAACTGGTCGCCGCCGCCCACGAACACAACCTGCAGATGGCCGACGGGTGCGGGCTCTCGCACCAGTGCGACGGCGAGTCCGGCATCGGCGACCGGATCAGCGCGCAGGGCGTCTCGTGGTCCTCGGTCGCGGAGAACGTCGGCACCGGCGGACCGGTCGACGACAACGCCAGCGGCCAGACCCAGATGGCGGTCGGCCTGACCGACAGCATGCTGGCCGAGGTTCCCCCGGACGACGGCCACCGCAAGAACATCCTGAACCCGGACCTGACCCGGATCGGCGTCGACGTGATCCGGGACGAAAACGGCACGGTGTGGCTGACGCACGATTTTTCCGGCTGA
- a CDS encoding zinc-dependent alcohol dehydrogenase gives MRALTWQGTQKVSVETVPDPTIQQPTDAIVRMTSTAICGSDLHLYDVLGMFLDPGDILGHEPMGIVEEVGPEVTHIRPGDRVVVPFNISCGHCWMCSRGFYAQCETTQNVEQGKGASLFGYTKLYGQVPGAQAEYLRVPQAQFGPIKVESEHPDERFLYLSDVLTTSWQAVRYADTNPGDTVAVIGLGPIGQMSARIAKYLGANQVIAVDNVPERLEMARRHGITVLDEREVDDIPAAIADLTDGRGADGVVEAVGMEAHGTPFQEFAQRAAGLLPDALSKPAIDKMGVDRMGALRTAFASVRRAGTVSIIGVYGGQADPFPMMDLFDKGVTLRMGQAHVKRWVDEIMPALTGADDPLGTEDLRTHSLGLEQAPEAYDMFKDKKDGCIKVVLKP, from the coding sequence ATGCGTGCTCTGACGTGGCAAGGTACCCAGAAGGTTTCCGTCGAGACGGTCCCCGACCCGACCATCCAGCAGCCGACAGACGCGATCGTCCGGATGACGTCGACCGCGATCTGCGGCTCCGACCTGCACCTCTACGACGTCCTCGGAATGTTCCTCGACCCGGGCGACATCCTCGGCCACGAGCCGATGGGCATCGTCGAGGAGGTCGGCCCCGAAGTCACCCACATCCGGCCCGGCGACCGCGTCGTGGTCCCGTTCAACATCTCGTGCGGGCACTGTTGGATGTGCAGCCGCGGCTTCTACGCCCAGTGCGAGACCACCCAGAACGTCGAGCAGGGCAAAGGTGCGTCGCTGTTCGGCTACACCAAGCTCTACGGACAGGTGCCGGGGGCGCAGGCCGAGTACCTGCGTGTCCCGCAGGCCCAGTTCGGCCCGATCAAGGTCGAGTCCGAACACCCGGACGAGCGGTTCCTCTACCTGTCCGACGTCCTCACCACGTCCTGGCAGGCGGTCCGCTACGCCGACACGAACCCCGGCGACACGGTCGCGGTGATCGGTCTCGGCCCGATCGGCCAGATGTCGGCCCGGATCGCCAAGTACCTCGGGGCGAACCAGGTCATCGCGGTCGACAACGTGCCCGAGCGGCTGGAGATGGCTCGTCGGCACGGCATCACGGTGCTCGACGAGCGTGAGGTCGACGACATCCCGGCGGCGATCGCCGACCTCACCGACGGGCGCGGCGCGGACGGCGTCGTCGAGGCGGTGGGCATGGAGGCGCACGGGACGCCGTTCCAGGAGTTCGCGCAGCGTGCCGCCGGGCTGCTTCCGGACGCGCTGTCGAAGCCGGCGATCGACAAGATGGGCGTCGACCGGATGGGGGCGCTGCGGACGGCGTTCGCGAGCGTGCGCCGCGCCGGGACCGTGTCGATCATCGGGGTCTACGGCGGCCAGGCCGACCCGTTCCCGATGATGGACCTGTTCGACAAGGGCGTGACCCTGCGGATGGGCCAGGCCCACGTCAAGCGCTGGGTCGACGAGATCATGCCCGCGCTGACCGGCGCCGACGACCCGCTCGGCACCGAGGACCTGCGGACGCACTCCCTCGGGCTGGAGCAGGCCCCGGAGGCCTACGACATGTTCAAGGACAAGAAGGACGGCTGCATCAAGGTCGTGCTCAAGCCGTAG
- a CDS encoding GGDEF domain-containing protein, whose translation MQRSAFFRAACTDRGLLALVGGLLLASSWLIFGNTPEPHRTTLFWAVQAPGDLMFFLSALAVTRNARDDRRAYRFWRLLTFAGGVFVTADVLRTAEGVVGLETTESGPVQLACLAIGQTAIFAALIGYPMLIGSGAARQRFLLDASIVLAGVGAMVWFLLADPRAANTTGGGVIGGLVIGVGVLAVGFFAVKLVLSGHSPVALPAAATMIASAIVLVGQIVVLPIYAGPLDPGVALAVQLLPTALIAAGPRLELLRFRVDPEHFRLRTRRRPYSVLPYGVVGGVQLLLFGAFVIDDELTLRCWGMLVAMCLVTGLVVVRQLLSFGENSRLIGQLDHANLQLRHQADHDVLTQLANRRLFTERLDATADLGEDAVALLAIDLDGFKPINDRYGHHVGDAVLIAVAERIRRCVRPTDTAARLGGDEFAVLMPGATRESAAQLVARIERVLSEPIGIGELRLGIGASIGVTVGSAEDPETLLRAADAAMYAVKHRRQPENLMQQR comes from the coding sequence GTGCAGCGTTCTGCATTCTTCAGGGCGGCGTGCACGGATCGTGGGCTGCTCGCCCTGGTGGGTGGACTCCTGCTGGCCTCCTCCTGGCTGATCTTCGGCAACACGCCCGAACCTCACCGCACCACGCTGTTCTGGGCCGTCCAGGCCCCCGGTGATCTGATGTTCTTCCTGAGCGCGCTGGCCGTGACGCGCAACGCACGCGACGATCGGCGGGCGTACCGGTTCTGGCGGCTGCTGACGTTCGCCGGTGGCGTGTTCGTGACCGCGGACGTCCTGCGCACGGCCGAGGGCGTGGTCGGGCTGGAGACGACCGAGTCCGGACCGGTACAGCTGGCCTGCCTGGCGATCGGACAGACCGCGATCTTCGCCGCGTTGATCGGCTATCCGATGCTGATCGGCTCCGGGGCGGCTCGGCAGCGGTTCCTGCTGGACGCCTCGATCGTGCTGGCCGGGGTCGGGGCGATGGTCTGGTTCCTGCTCGCTGACCCGCGGGCCGCGAACACGACCGGCGGCGGCGTCATCGGCGGTCTGGTGATCGGTGTCGGCGTTCTCGCGGTCGGGTTCTTCGCGGTGAAGCTGGTGCTGAGCGGCCACAGCCCGGTCGCATTGCCGGCCGCGGCGACGATGATCGCGTCGGCGATCGTGCTGGTCGGACAGATCGTGGTGCTCCCGATCTACGCCGGGCCGCTCGATCCCGGTGTCGCGCTCGCCGTCCAGTTGCTCCCCACAGCGCTGATCGCCGCCGGACCTCGGCTCGAGCTGCTCCGGTTCCGGGTGGATCCCGAGCACTTCCGCCTGCGGACCCGGCGCCGCCCCTACAGCGTGCTCCCGTACGGGGTCGTCGGCGGGGTGCAGTTGCTGCTGTTCGGCGCGTTCGTGATCGACGACGAGCTGACGCTGCGCTGCTGGGGCATGCTCGTCGCGATGTGCCTGGTCACCGGCCTGGTCGTCGTCCGCCAGCTGTTGTCGTTCGGGGAGAACTCACGGCTGATCGGGCAGCTGGACCACGCGAACCTCCAGCTGCGCCACCAGGCCGACCACGACGTGCTCACGCAACTGGCGAACCGGCGGCTGTTCACCGAGCGCCTGGACGCGACGGCCGACCTCGGCGAGGACGCGGTCGCGCTCCTCGCGATCGACCTCGACGGCTTCAAGCCGATCAACGACCGCTACGGCCACCACGTCGGCGACGCGGTGCTGATCGCCGTGGCCGAGCGGATCCGCCGCTGCGTGCGCCCGACCGACACCGCCGCGCGGCTCGGCGGCGACGAGTTCGCGGTGCTGATGCCCGGGGCTACGCGCGAATCGGCGGCCCAGCTGGTCGCCCGGATCGAGCGGGTGCTGTCCGAGCCGATCGGGATCGGCGAGCTCCGGTTGGGCATCGGGGCGAGCATCGGGGTGACGGTCGGCAGCGCGGAGGATCCGGAAACCTTGCTCCGCGCCGCCGATGCGGCGATGTACGCGGTGAAGCACCGTCGGCAGCCGGAAAATCTGATGCAACAGCGTTAG
- a CDS encoding quaternary amine ABC transporter ATP-binding protein encodes MDISVRNLWKVFGPKADRVPTDPELAALPRTELKEKTGCLAAVCDLSFDVEPGQVFVVMGLSGSGKSTLVRCLTRLIEPTAGEVLIQGRNIREADEKALRELRRHQVSMVFQHFGLLPHRRVIDNVAYGLEIRGEKKTDRLARAHEVIELVGLKGFENSLPRQLSGGMQQRVGLARALAGDPGVLLFDEPFSALDPLIRRDMQNEVIRLHREVGKTMVFITHDLSEALKLGDRILIMRDGRQVQVGTGAELVGAPADDYVRDFVQEVPKANVLTLRWIMRPPAADEVLDGPELDPDVLVKDAVRAVLEATAPVRVVESGELLGVVGDAEVLGVVAES; translated from the coding sequence GTGGACATCAGCGTCCGGAACCTCTGGAAGGTGTTCGGGCCGAAGGCCGACCGGGTGCCCACCGACCCCGAGCTGGCCGCACTGCCCCGCACCGAGCTCAAGGAGAAGACCGGCTGCCTCGCCGCGGTCTGCGACCTGAGCTTCGACGTCGAGCCCGGCCAGGTCTTCGTCGTGATGGGACTGTCGGGCTCCGGCAAGTCGACGCTGGTGCGGTGCCTCACGCGGCTGATCGAACCGACCGCCGGTGAGGTCCTGATCCAGGGCCGGAACATCCGCGAGGCCGACGAGAAGGCGCTGCGCGAGCTGCGCCGGCACCAGGTCTCGATGGTGTTCCAGCACTTCGGGCTGTTGCCGCACCGCCGGGTGATCGACAACGTGGCCTACGGGCTGGAGATCCGCGGCGAGAAGAAGACCGACCGGCTGGCCCGGGCCCACGAGGTCATCGAGCTCGTCGGGTTGAAGGGCTTCGAGAACTCGCTGCCGCGTCAGCTCTCCGGCGGCATGCAGCAGCGGGTCGGCCTGGCCCGCGCGCTCGCCGGCGACCCGGGCGTGCTGCTGTTCGACGAGCCGTTCTCCGCGCTCGACCCACTGATCCGCCGGGACATGCAGAACGAGGTCATCCGGCTGCACCGCGAGGTCGGCAAGACGATGGTCTTCATCACCCACGACCTGTCCGAGGCGCTCAAGCTCGGCGACCGGATCCTGATCATGCGCGACGGCCGCCAGGTTCAGGTCGGTACCGGCGCGGAGCTGGTGGGCGCGCCCGCCGACGACTACGTGCGCGACTTCGTCCAGGAAGTACCGAAGGCCAACGTGCTGACGCTGCGCTGGATCATGCGGCCACCCGCGGCCGACGAGGTGCTCGACGGCCCCGAGCTGGACCCCGACGTGCTGGTCAAGGACGCGGTGCGGGCCGTGCTCGAAGCCACCGCCCCGGTGAGAGTCGTCGAGAGCGGCGAGTTGCTCGGGGTCGTCGGCGACGCGGAGGTGCTCGGCGTGGTGGCGGAGTCGTGA
- a CDS encoding helix-turn-helix transcriptional regulator, translated as MAVDPRLRELALLRRVRDRIDREYAEPLDVEALARGVHLSAGHLSRAFRAAYGESPYSYLMTRRIERAMSLLQRGDMSVTEVCFAVGCSSLGTFSTRFSELVGMSPSAYRRQKGAHAEGVPRCVAKQVVRPVRNREASPG; from the coding sequence GTGGCCGTCGACCCCCGTCTGCGTGAGCTCGCGCTGCTGCGCCGTGTCCGCGACCGGATCGACCGGGAGTACGCCGAACCGCTCGACGTCGAGGCGCTGGCCCGGGGCGTCCACCTCTCGGCCGGTCACCTGAGCCGGGCCTTCCGGGCCGCGTACGGCGAATCGCCCTACAGCTACCTGATGACGCGGCGCATCGAGCGGGCGATGTCGCTGCTGCAACGCGGCGACATGTCGGTCACCGAGGTCTGTTTCGCGGTCGGCTGTTCCTCCCTGGGCACGTTCAGCACCCGGTTCTCGGAGCTCGTGGGCATGTCCCCGTCCGCGTACCGTCGCCAGAAGGGTGCGCACGCCGAGGGCGTTCCGCGCTGCGTCGCCAAACAGGTCGTCCGACCGGTCAGGAATCGAGAAGCTTCCCCGGGCTGA
- a CDS encoding PrsW family intramembrane metalloprotease translates to MRFARRWSWVAVLVIGLALFYAVRRATLDTGNPNLIPSLILLGAAVVPMTFVAFLAGRRIEYGVSGGTLALTALVGGVIGVVTAGVLEYDTLHDLGVLPMVAVGLIEESAKLIAPLVLVFVLKPRKPADGLLIGVASGAGFATLETMGYAFVTLIQSKGDIGAVDDVLFLRGVLSPAAHMAWTGLTAAALWYAAESHWHASAVMRFVGVFAVAVALHTAWDSLGNTIAYAILAAVSLGLLGVTTHRLTARHRVPSGHGPSLAQA, encoded by the coding sequence ATGAGGTTCGCGCGTCGCTGGTCCTGGGTGGCCGTGCTGGTCATCGGGCTGGCCCTGTTCTACGCCGTGCGCCGGGCCACGCTCGACACCGGGAACCCGAATCTGATCCCCTCGCTGATCCTCCTCGGCGCCGCGGTGGTGCCGATGACGTTCGTCGCGTTCCTCGCCGGACGCCGGATCGAGTACGGCGTCAGCGGCGGCACGCTCGCGCTCACCGCACTCGTCGGCGGCGTCATCGGCGTCGTGACCGCCGGCGTGCTGGAGTACGACACGCTGCACGACCTCGGGGTGCTGCCGATGGTCGCGGTCGGGCTGATCGAGGAGAGCGCGAAGCTGATCGCGCCGCTCGTCCTGGTCTTCGTGCTCAAGCCCCGCAAGCCGGCCGACGGTCTGCTGATCGGGGTGGCCTCCGGCGCCGGGTTCGCGACGCTGGAGACGATGGGCTACGCGTTCGTCACGCTGATCCAGTCGAAGGGCGACATCGGCGCGGTCGACGACGTGCTCTTCCTGCGCGGGGTGCTGAGCCCGGCCGCGCACATGGCCTGGACCGGTCTGACCGCGGCCGCGCTCTGGTACGCCGCCGAGAGCCACTGGCACGCGTCCGCGGTGATGCGGTTCGTCGGCGTGTTCGCCGTCGCGGTCGCTCTGCACACGGCGTGGGACTCGCTCGGGAACACCATCGCCTACGCGATCCTCGCGGCCGTGAGCCTCGGCCTGCTGGGCGTGACCACTCATCGGCTGACGGCCCGGCACCGGGTGCCGTCCGGCCACGGCCCCTCACTCGCGCAGGCATAG
- a CDS encoding ABC transporter permease: MSIALPRTKALGRPNRGWSIVGILAVWLVGYAAFHGKQTLALAPADINGFHQSLNDLNGSVGANRNSNPLFLYFFNEIKVGIDQIVVFLQHLISQPVGDRPLPYVGWLGVVALATWAAWAFGNWRVSLLTLAGLLFVGAQGLWQESMDTLALTITAVLLSLLIGIPLGIWAGVSNRFNNVVTPVLDLMQTMPTFVYLAPLTLLFLIGPAAATIATLIYAVPPVIRLTAHGIREVPTDSVEAGESLGSTRGQLLRKVLLPMAKPSIVVGINQTIMAALSMVTIAALIDAPGLGQVVVRALQTLDVGTAFNAGLSIVVLAIVLDRVTTAASVRVEREAGPSKARRYGALGGGVAALIGVYLSYTYVWAAEFPDSPNIGSPIIRAATSVSDWCQLHLAGFTGGLKDGFTAAVLNPLEALLSGSPWWLVIAAITAFAYVLGTWRTAVLSLVLLVLIIGTGVWFDAMVTLAATLVATVVTTALGLAVGIWMGRSDRADAIIRPVLDAAQTMPAFVYLVPFLALFEASRFTAIVAAVVYAAPVCIKIIADAIRGVSPTTVEAATAVGSSPWQIITKVQVPMARRGITLAVNQGLIYVLAMVVVGGLVGAGALGYDVVAGFVQISLFGKGLAAGVAIVLLGVLLDRITRAAASERLPAPISPRTRTP, from the coding sequence GTGAGCATCGCGCTGCCCCGCACAAAAGCACTGGGCAGGCCGAACCGCGGCTGGAGCATCGTCGGCATCCTGGCCGTCTGGCTGGTCGGGTACGCGGCGTTCCACGGGAAACAGACCCTTGCGTTGGCCCCGGCCGACATCAACGGCTTCCACCAGTCGCTCAACGACCTGAACGGCTCGGTCGGGGCGAACCGGAACTCCAACCCGCTTTTCCTGTACTTCTTCAACGAGATCAAGGTCGGCATCGACCAGATCGTCGTGTTCCTGCAGCACCTGATCTCCCAGCCGGTCGGCGACCGGCCGCTGCCCTACGTCGGCTGGCTCGGCGTCGTCGCGCTGGCGACGTGGGCCGCGTGGGCGTTCGGCAACTGGCGGGTCTCGCTCCTGACGCTGGCCGGCCTGCTGTTCGTCGGCGCGCAGGGCCTGTGGCAGGAGAGCATGGACACGCTCGCGCTGACGATCACCGCGGTGCTGCTCTCGTTGCTGATCGGCATCCCGCTCGGCATCTGGGCCGGCGTCTCCAACCGCTTCAACAACGTCGTCACGCCGGTGCTCGACCTGATGCAGACGATGCCGACGTTCGTCTACCTCGCGCCGCTCACGCTGCTGTTCCTGATCGGACCGGCGGCCGCGACGATCGCCACGCTGATCTACGCGGTGCCACCGGTGATCCGGCTGACCGCGCACGGCATCCGCGAGGTGCCCACCGACAGCGTCGAGGCGGGGGAGTCGCTCGGCTCCACGCGCGGACAGCTGCTGCGCAAAGTGCTGCTGCCGATGGCCAAGCCGAGCATCGTCGTCGGCATCAACCAGACGATCATGGCCGCGCTCTCGATGGTCACGATCGCGGCGCTCATCGACGCGCCCGGCCTGGGCCAGGTCGTCGTCCGTGCGCTGCAGACGCTCGACGTCGGCACCGCGTTCAACGCCGGCCTGTCGATCGTCGTGCTGGCGATCGTGCTGGACCGGGTGACGACGGCCGCGAGCGTGCGGGTGGAGCGGGAGGCCGGCCCGTCGAAGGCCCGGCGCTACGGCGCCCTCGGCGGTGGGGTGGCCGCGCTGATCGGCGTCTACCTCTCCTACACCTACGTCTGGGCGGCCGAGTTCCCGGACAGCCCGAACATCGGCTCGCCGATCATCCGTGCGGCGACGTCGGTGAGCGACTGGTGTCAGCTGCACCTGGCCGGTTTCACCGGTGGCCTCAAGGACGGTTTCACCGCGGCCGTGCTCAACCCGCTCGAGGCGCTGCTCTCGGGGTCACCGTGGTGGTTGGTGATCGCGGCGATCACCGCGTTCGCCTACGTGCTCGGCACCTGGCGGACGGCGGTGCTGTCGCTGGTGCTGCTGGTGCTGATCATCGGCACCGGCGTCTGGTTCGACGCGATGGTGACGCTCGCCGCGACGCTGGTGGCCACCGTGGTGACCACGGCGCTCGGTCTGGCCGTCGGCATCTGGATGGGGCGTAGCGATCGGGCCGACGCGATCATCCGGCCGGTGCTGGACGCGGCCCAGACGATGCCCGCGTTCGTCTACCTGGTGCCGTTCCTGGCGTTGTTCGAGGCCAGCCGGTTCACCGCTATCGTCGCGGCGGTCGTCTACGCGGCCCCGGTCTGCATCAAGATCATCGCCGACGCGATCCGCGGAGTCTCGCCGACGACCGTGGAAGCGGCCACCGCCGTCGGTTCGAGCCCGTGGCAGATCATCACGAAGGTCCAGGTGCCGATGGCCCGGCGTGGCATCACGCTCGCGGTCAACCAGGGCCTGATCTACGTGCTCGCGATGGTCGTCGTCGGTGGCCTGGTGGGTGCCGGTGCGCTCGGATACGACGTCGTCGCCGGGTTCGTGCAGATCAGCCTGTTCGGCAAGGGCCTGGCGGCCGGCGTCGCGATCGTCCTGCTCGGTGTCCTGCTCGACCGCATCACCCGGGCGGCGGCCAGCGAACGCCTCCCCGCTCCGATCTCCCCTCGGACCCGAACCCCCTAG
- a CDS encoding ABC transporter permease: protein MTTLVRDTTVVFSRELRPVLRSPFSLIFTMVQPVFFLALFAPLLPDDVSPGSGSSLQWFVPGIVVMSCLFGTSVTGSNLQLEMQTGSHERMLVSPLSRPALLIGRALKEIVPMLAQTVVLILATIPFGFRLHPVGVLVGLVILSVFCVGLGALSYALALASEGQEWIFWTVQQTLLFPLLLIAGILLPLDDGPGWLKALSHVNPLTYLVDAERVLFDGEVLSTTVGAGLLAAVLVGVGGLWVGIRAMRRGAA, encoded by the coding sequence ATGACCACGCTCGTTCGGGACACCACCGTCGTTTTCAGCCGCGAGCTGCGGCCGGTGCTACGGAGCCCGTTCTCGCTGATCTTCACGATGGTGCAGCCGGTGTTCTTCCTGGCGCTGTTCGCGCCGCTGCTGCCCGACGACGTGTCCCCGGGATCCGGGAGCTCGCTGCAGTGGTTCGTGCCCGGCATCGTGGTGATGTCGTGCCTGTTCGGGACGTCGGTCACCGGCTCGAACCTGCAGCTGGAGATGCAGACCGGCTCGCACGAGCGGATGCTGGTCTCGCCGCTGAGCCGGCCCGCGCTGCTGATCGGGCGGGCGCTCAAGGAGATCGTCCCGATGCTCGCGCAGACCGTCGTGCTGATCCTGGCCACGATCCCGTTCGGCTTCCGGCTGCACCCGGTGGGTGTGCTCGTCGGCCTGGTGATCCTGTCGGTGTTCTGCGTCGGTCTCGGGGCGCTGTCGTACGCGCTGGCGCTGGCCAGCGAGGGCCAGGAGTGGATCTTCTGGACCGTGCAGCAGACCCTGCTCTTCCCGCTGCTGCTGATCGCCGGGATCCTGCTCCCGCTCGACGACGGCCCGGGCTGGCTCAAGGCGCTGTCCCACGTCAACCCGCTCACCTACCTGGTCGACGCCGAGCGGGTCCTGTTCGACGGCGAGGTGTTGTCGACCACCGTCGGCGCCGGGCTGCTGGCCGCCGTGCTGGTGGGGGTCGGCGGACTCTGGGTGGGTATCCGCGCCATGCGACGGGGCGCCGCCTGA